Proteins from one Pontibacter korlensis genomic window:
- a CDS encoding metallophosphoesterase — translation MLSFGIILLLLFIVDLYVFQAIKTVTQNLNTTAQKVIYFIHWAIFAITASTFTLASATRGTPPDAFKTYLVSTLFIIFASKLIIVVFLLLDDVLRLSKIVLNSANGDEKFDPSRHKFLNQMGLVVAAIPFSAFIYGMVKGAYDYRVKRVTLRFPNLPSAFDGYKMLQISDLHTGSFNSTEPLQEAVRIINKQEADLVFFTGDLVNNVATELREHLDTLGGIRAKKAVYSVLGNHDYGDYVNWPSQEAKRENLQTLIDSHRQMGWDILLNENRIIEKDGEQIAVLGVENWGNKRGFPQYGRLNQAYQGTEKIPFKVLLSHDPSHWDGEINKKYEDIDLTLSGHTHGMQFGVNIPGWKWSPVQYVYEQWAGLYKKGRQHLYVNTGLGFLGYPGRVGFLPEITVFELKKA, via the coding sequence ATGTTATCTTTTGGAATCATCCTCCTACTGCTGTTTATAGTAGACCTGTACGTTTTTCAGGCTATCAAAACAGTAACTCAGAACCTGAATACTACAGCTCAAAAAGTCATTTACTTTATACATTGGGCTATTTTTGCCATAACAGCTAGCACCTTTACGCTTGCCTCTGCCACACGTGGAACTCCGCCAGATGCTTTTAAGACATACCTGGTTAGTACATTATTCATCATTTTTGCCTCCAAGCTAATAATAGTGGTTTTCCTGCTGCTGGACGATGTGCTGCGGTTAAGTAAAATTGTGCTAAACTCAGCTAACGGCGATGAGAAATTTGACCCTTCGCGGCACAAGTTTTTGAACCAAATGGGGCTTGTAGTAGCTGCTATTCCGTTCTCAGCCTTTATTTATGGTATGGTAAAGGGTGCTTACGATTACCGTGTAAAACGTGTAACGCTGCGTTTCCCGAACCTTCCTAGCGCCTTTGATGGCTATAAGATGCTCCAGATATCGGATCTGCACACGGGCAGCTTTAATTCTACTGAGCCATTGCAGGAAGCTGTGCGCATCATCAATAAGCAGGAAGCTGATCTGGTATTCTTTACCGGCGACCTGGTGAATAATGTGGCAACTGAACTAAGGGAGCACCTCGACACGCTTGGTGGCATCCGTGCCAAAAAGGCGGTGTACTCCGTGCTAGGCAATCATGATTATGGTGACTATGTGAATTGGCCAAGCCAGGAGGCGAAGCGTGAAAACCTGCAGACCCTGATCGATAGCCACCGCCAAATGGGTTGGGACATCCTCCTAAATGAGAACCGTATCATTGAAAAAGATGGCGAACAGATTGCTGTACTTGGTGTCGAGAACTGGGGCAATAAGAGAGGTTTTCCTCAGTACGGTCGCCTTAACCAAGCCTACCAGGGTACAGAGAAGATACCGTTTAAAGTACTCCTCTCTCACGACCCATCGCACTGGGATGGTGAGATCAACAAGAAGTATGAAGATATTGACCTGACACTTTCAGGCCATACCCACGGCATGCAGTTTGGGGTAAACATACCTGGCTGGAAATGGAGTCCAGTTCAGTACGTATACGAGCAGTGGGCTGGACTTTACAAGAAAGGTCGCCAGCACTTGTATGTGAACACTGGCCTCGGCTTTCTAGGCTATCCTGGCCGCGTAGGCTTTTTGCCAGAAATTACCGTTTTTGAGTTGAAGAAAGCTTAA
- a CDS encoding carboxypeptidase-like regulatory domain-containing protein, giving the protein MPSLAQRNIRISGTVLQPDRTTPIPGATIVKVNTNMGVVSDEQGKFLIDVAQTDTLMIRALGFKPLLYLPKALPVSELRVNIVLQEDSVMLGEVEVTSRPSKEMIDRALRNMKREQTSQTKNPNYLPGFEPEPPAPAAPPTILNPFGLMYDLFSSEGKQKRQLQEYLEKQEAERRRKEQDDYNRFFKDNTGYQ; this is encoded by the coding sequence ATGCCCTCTCTAGCTCAGAGGAATATCCGGATTAGCGGTACTGTGCTTCAGCCTGACCGTACAACCCCCATACCCGGTGCTACCATTGTAAAAGTTAATACCAACATGGGTGTTGTGTCAGATGAGCAGGGTAAATTCCTGATCGACGTAGCGCAAACTGATACTCTGATGATACGGGCACTTGGCTTTAAGCCGCTCCTCTACCTGCCCAAAGCCTTACCAGTGTCTGAGTTACGGGTAAATATAGTGCTGCAGGAAGACAGCGTGATGTTGGGTGAGGTAGAAGTTACCAGCCGACCGTCCAAAGAAATGATTGACCGTGCTTTGCGCAACATGAAGCGGGAGCAAACCAGCCAGACCAAGAATCCTAATTATTTACCTGGCTTCGAACCTGAACCGCCTGCTCCAGCAGCTCCGCCAACCATACTCAATCCTTTTGGCTTAATGTATGACCTCTTCTCAAGCGAAGGCAAACAGAAACGCCAGCTACAAGAGTACCTGGAAAAGCAAGAGGCTGAGCGAAGAAGAAAGGAACAAGATGATTACAACCGTTTCTTCAAAGACAATACCGGCTATCAGTAA
- the uvsE gene encoding UV DNA damage repair endonuclease UvsE, translating into MKIGYPCVNVALDCSSSRTFRLASYSEERLIETVEQNLICLRRILEYNVQHGLMFFRLTSDLVPFASHEINKYNWQEHFKMTLRRLGSYIKNNNMRISMHPDQFVVLNSPNEQTVRNSIAELVYQCSILDLMGLDTTAKLQIHGGGAYGDKPAAIQRFAEVYHTMLPDAVKARLCVENDDRTYTLQDCLQLHELTGMPIIFDNLHHECVNNGEPMREAVQMAATTWDLEKDGILMMDYSAQAPNERRGKHIQSIEEQLFHDFLVETEGLDMDIMLEIKDKEESALKALEVAKSLGRLQLV; encoded by the coding sequence ATGAAAATTGGATACCCGTGTGTAAACGTAGCGCTAGATTGTAGTTCTTCCCGTACTTTTCGATTGGCTTCCTATTCCGAAGAGCGGCTTATTGAGACGGTAGAGCAGAACCTTATTTGTTTGCGTCGCATACTGGAGTACAATGTGCAGCACGGCTTGATGTTCTTCCGCCTCACCTCCGATCTTGTACCTTTTGCCTCACATGAGATTAATAAGTATAACTGGCAAGAGCACTTTAAAATGACCCTGCGACGGCTAGGTAGCTACATCAAGAACAATAACATGCGTATTTCGATGCACCCCGACCAATTTGTGGTGCTAAACTCACCCAACGAGCAGACGGTGCGCAACAGCATTGCCGAGCTTGTCTACCAATGCAGCATACTGGACCTTATGGGTTTGGACACTACTGCTAAGCTGCAAATTCATGGTGGTGGAGCCTATGGAGACAAACCTGCGGCCATACAGCGCTTTGCCGAAGTATACCATACGATGTTACCTGACGCCGTAAAGGCACGCCTCTGTGTAGAAAACGACGACCGCACCTATACTTTGCAGGACTGCCTGCAACTGCATGAGCTGACCGGCATGCCCATTATATTCGATAACCTGCACCATGAATGCGTAAATAACGGCGAGCCTATGCGCGAGGCAGTACAAATGGCCGCCACCACCTGGGACCTGGAGAAAGATGGAATCCTGATGATGGATTACAGCGCACAGGCACCGAATGAACGCCGCGGCAAGCACATTCAAAGTATAGAGGAACAGCTCTTCCACGACTTCCTGGTAGAAACAGAAGGGCTCGACATGGACATCATGCTGGAGATTAAGGACAAGGAAGAGAGTGCGCTAAAGGCACTCGAGGTAGCTAAAAGCTTAGGTCGCCTGCAACTGGTTTAG
- a CDS encoding DUF4112 domain-containing protein, giving the protein MATENTRYTRTPTSEKLKWVDHIAYLMDNQFRLPGTNYRFGLDPILGLLPFAGDLASFGVSAVLILTMVRHGASGKLVALMMLNVGLDVIIGSIPILGNIFDFAFKANERNVRLLRRHYEEGKYQGSGKGLIVGVLIGLVLMLVFLVWLLWQIGEWLYHFVASYF; this is encoded by the coding sequence ATGGCAACAGAAAATACCCGCTACACTCGTACCCCTACCTCTGAAAAGCTTAAGTGGGTAGATCATATTGCTTACCTGATGGACAACCAGTTCCGGTTGCCTGGAACAAATTATCGCTTTGGCTTGGACCCAATCCTGGGCCTGCTTCCTTTTGCCGGCGACCTTGCCTCGTTTGGTGTATCGGCCGTTCTCATCCTGACAATGGTACGGCACGGAGCGAGTGGTAAACTGGTAGCTCTGATGATGCTGAACGTAGGTTTGGATGTGATTATTGGCAGTATTCCTATCTTAGGTAACATCTTCGACTTTGCTTTCAAGGCCAATGAGCGCAATGTGCGCCTGCTGCGTCGCCATTATGAAGAAGGTAAATATCAGGGCAGCGGAAAAGGACTTATTGTGGGGGTATTGATAGGCTTGGTGCTGATGCTGGTGTTCTTAGTGTGGCTGCTGTGGCAGATCGGAGAGTGGTTATATCACTTTGTGGCTTCGTACTTTTAA
- a CDS encoding proline dehydrogenase family protein has translation MVQNAAYNIPGHFNPDNLQVTFRNKSDYEMRLAYWLFSMMGKPALVKAGGLATTWALRIGLPVKGLIRNTVYRHFCGGETVHEAKEVVQKLSSACVQTVLDYAAEAQDTEDGFDAVHDEVLRNIQLARSTEGLSCISVKLTGIGHNAILEKLHQGQKLSSDERKAFTQTAVRLDNICKAAAEAGVTVYIDAEESWLQRPIDELAEEMMRRYNKQRAVVFNTLQMYRTDRVAYLKSCLKHFKKEPVTLGIKIVRGAYIEKEQQRAREQGYPSPVFTKKEDTDRSFNKAIDLCLENLHRLELCAATHNEKSIKYLTERIQQDSISDHKQRIHFSQLYGMSDNLTFNLADAGYNTSKYLPYGEVATAMPYLLRRAEENTSIAGQMGRELALLQMEMHRRNL, from the coding sequence ATGGTGCAAAATGCTGCCTATAATATACCCGGACATTTCAACCCTGACAATTTGCAGGTAACATTCCGCAACAAAAGTGATTATGAAATGAGGCTGGCTTACTGGCTGTTTAGCATGATGGGCAAACCGGCCCTTGTGAAGGCTGGAGGTTTAGCTACTACCTGGGCCTTACGAATAGGACTACCGGTAAAAGGTCTTATCCGAAACACAGTGTACAGGCATTTTTGCGGTGGCGAAACAGTACACGAAGCAAAAGAAGTAGTGCAAAAGCTCTCCAGTGCATGCGTGCAAACAGTGCTGGACTATGCGGCCGAGGCTCAGGACACGGAAGATGGCTTTGATGCTGTGCACGATGAGGTGCTTCGCAACATACAACTTGCCCGCAGTACAGAAGGCCTCTCCTGCATTAGCGTGAAATTAACCGGTATCGGGCACAACGCCATTTTAGAGAAGCTGCACCAAGGGCAAAAGTTAAGTTCTGATGAGAGGAAAGCCTTTACACAAACAGCGGTTCGCTTAGATAACATTTGCAAGGCTGCGGCTGAAGCAGGTGTTACTGTATACATTGATGCTGAAGAAAGCTGGCTGCAGCGCCCTATAGATGAGCTGGCCGAAGAAATGATGCGTAGGTACAACAAGCAACGCGCAGTAGTTTTTAACACCCTCCAGATGTACCGCACTGACCGTGTTGCCTACTTGAAAAGTTGCCTAAAGCATTTTAAAAAAGAACCCGTGACACTAGGCATCAAGATAGTGCGAGGCGCCTACATAGAAAAAGAGCAACAGCGAGCCAGAGAGCAAGGCTACCCTAGTCCTGTTTTCACAAAAAAAGAAGATACTGATAGGAGCTTTAACAAAGCCATAGACCTATGCCTGGAGAACCTGCACCGCTTAGAGCTTTGTGCTGCTACCCACAACGAGAAAAGCATCAAATACCTTACAGAGCGAATACAGCAAGATTCGATTAGTGACCACAAGCAGCGTATACACTTCTCGCAACTATATGGGATGAGCGACAACCTGACATTCAACTTGGCAGATGCGGGCTATAACACTTCGAAATACCTGCCTTACGGAGAAGTGGCTACGGCCATGCCTTACCTGCTTCGTCGAGCAGAAGAGAATACCTCCATTGCTGGTCAGATGGGCCGAGAGTTGGCACTATTGCAAATGGAGATGCACAGACGTAACTTATGA
- a CDS encoding cytochrome c oxidase subunit I, whose translation MASTDITTGVHHVHDEHDHHHDQNFIEKYIFSQDHKVIAKQYLFMGIFWAFVGGLLSILFRMQLGWPEATFTFLEPILGDWIENGKLNPEFYLALVTMHGTIMIFFVLTAGLSGTFSNFLIPLQIGARDMASGFMNMLSFWVFFLASVVMFTSLFLETGPAAGGWTVYPPLSALPEAIQGSAAGMTMWLISMALFIVSQLLGGVNYITTVINLRTHGMSMSKLPLTIWAFFLTAILGLLAFPVLFSAALLLIFDRSFGTSFFLSDIYIAGQALANTGGSPILFQHLFWFLGHPEVYIVIMPSFGITSEVISTNARKPIFGYRAMIGSLIGISVLSFVVWAHHMFVTGMNPFLGSVFMFLTLIIAVPSAVKVFNWLATLWRGNIRFTSAMMFAIGFVSLFISGGLTGIILGNSSLDIQLHDTYFVVAHFHLVMGAAAFFGMFAGVYHWFPKMFGRMMDEKLGYVHFWLTFLSVYLIFMPMHYIGIAGFPRRYYAWTGYETFNIFADLNSFISIAAVLGFSAQFIFLFNFIYSIFFGRRSSPNPWHSNTLEWTTPVLPGHGNWPGPLPVVYRWPYDYSKPGSPEDYIPQTVPFSKTHSSNLPYEHDAN comes from the coding sequence ATGGCCAGTACTGATATCACCACCGGGGTGCATCATGTTCATGACGAGCATGATCATCATCACGATCAGAATTTTATCGAAAAGTACATCTTCAGTCAGGACCACAAGGTAATTGCCAAGCAGTACCTGTTCATGGGTATTTTTTGGGCTTTTGTGGGAGGCTTATTGTCTATCCTTTTCCGGATGCAGTTAGGCTGGCCTGAGGCTACCTTTACTTTTCTGGAGCCTATTTTAGGTGATTGGATAGAGAATGGAAAGCTTAACCCTGAGTTCTACCTTGCGCTGGTTACCATGCATGGTACCATCATGATTTTCTTTGTGTTGACGGCAGGGCTAAGCGGTACCTTCAGTAACTTCCTGATTCCGCTGCAGATTGGTGCCCGTGATATGGCTTCCGGTTTTATGAACATGCTTTCTTTCTGGGTGTTCTTCCTGGCAAGTGTTGTAATGTTCACCTCCCTCTTTCTGGAGACAGGCCCTGCCGCAGGTGGCTGGACGGTATATCCGCCACTGAGTGCCCTTCCTGAGGCGATACAAGGCTCAGCAGCTGGTATGACTATGTGGTTGATCTCGATGGCCCTGTTCATCGTTTCGCAGTTGCTGGGAGGGGTAAATTATATAACAACTGTAATTAACCTGCGCACACATGGCATGTCCATGTCTAAGCTGCCGCTTACGATCTGGGCCTTCTTCCTGACAGCAATCCTGGGCCTACTGGCTTTTCCTGTACTTTTCTCGGCAGCGTTGTTGCTGATCTTTGACCGTAGCTTTGGTACAAGCTTCTTCCTGTCTGACATCTATATTGCCGGACAGGCACTGGCCAATACTGGTGGTAGCCCAATTCTGTTCCAGCACTTGTTCTGGTTCCTGGGTCACCCAGAGGTATACATCGTGATCATGCCATCTTTCGGTATAACTTCGGAGGTAATTTCTACTAATGCCAGGAAGCCTATCTTCGGTTACCGCGCCATGATCGGCTCGTTGATAGGTATCTCGGTGCTGTCATTTGTAGTATGGGCACACCACATGTTCGTAACGGGTATGAACCCGTTCCTGGGGTCTGTATTCATGTTCCTGACGCTGATTATTGCGGTGCCATCGGCAGTGAAAGTGTTTAACTGGCTGGCCACGCTCTGGCGCGGGAACATCCGGTTTACATCTGCCATGATGTTTGCCATCGGCTTCGTGTCGCTATTTATCTCTGGAGGTCTGACAGGTATTATACTTGGTAACTCTTCTCTAGACATCCAGTTACACGATACTTACTTCGTGGTGGCGCACTTCCACCTGGTGATGGGGGCTGCAGCGTTCTTCGGCATGTTTGCTGGTGTGTACCACTGGTTCCCGAAGATGTTCGGACGTATGATGGATGAAAAATTAGGTTATGTTCACTTCTGGCTGACTTTCCTATCTGTATACTTGATTTTCATGCCAATGCACTACATTGGTATTGCTGGTTTCCCAAGAAGATATTATGCCTGGACAGGCTATGAGACGTTCAATATATTTGCAGACCTGAACAGTTTTATCAGTATTGCCGCTGTTCTGGGATTCTCCGCTCAATTTATCTTCCTGTTCAACTTTATTTACAGCATCTTCTTTGGTCGCAGGTCTTCACCAAATCCATGGCATTCTAATACGCTGGAGTGGACTACACCGGTGCTGCCAGGACATGGCAACTGGCCAGGTCCGCTGCCTGTAGTGTACAGATGGCCTTACGACTACAGCAAACCAGGATCACCGGAAGACTATATTCCACAGACGGTTCCTTTTTCAAAGACACATTCATCGAACCTGCCTTATGAGCATGACGCAAATTAA
- a CDS encoding sodium/sugar symporter yields the protein MNFSTLDFIVFIGYCLLIIVVGIWVSREKKGHTKNSTDYFLASKSLPWWAIGASLIASNISAEQFIGMSGSGFAIGLGIASYEFMAAATLILVAKYFLPIYIKEGIFTMPQFLKLRYDDRIRTSLAIFWIMLYIFVNLTSVLYLSALALSVVLGISTTYATIGLAVVAVSYSIYGGLKAVAWTDVIQVIFLIMGGLVTTYLALDAVSGGAGPVQGMGMLFEQAPEKFDMILSEDNPFYKDLPGISVLVGGLWIANISYWGFNQYIVQRALAAKSVKEVQWGLVFAAFLKLLIPLVVVIPGIAAFALNADISRYDEAYPWLLGNLVPTGMKGLAFAALIAAALSSLSSMMNSTATIFTMDIYKAHLKKDATENQMVLTGRLVSLFAIIVAVLVAEPLLGGEEQVFQFIQKYTGYVSPGIVVLFLFGLFWKRTTSNAALAAAIASVPFSIIIDLSFPEMPFLDQMGLVFLLLSTLVVGYTLWENSKGKYPDSTVQIEKGLFRTDGIFNVAATAIVFVLAAMYIIFW from the coding sequence ATGAATTTTTCTACACTCGACTTTATTGTCTTTATAGGCTACTGCCTACTCATAATCGTTGTTGGTATCTGGGTATCCCGCGAGAAAAAGGGACATACTAAGAACTCCACCGATTACTTCCTTGCCAGTAAATCATTGCCGTGGTGGGCTATTGGTGCATCGCTTATTGCCTCCAACATTTCGGCAGAGCAGTTTATCGGTATGTCGGGCTCCGGCTTCGCAATAGGCCTTGGTATTGCGAGCTACGAGTTTATGGCGGCAGCCACGCTTATTTTAGTGGCCAAGTATTTTCTCCCGATCTATATCAAGGAGGGGATCTTCACGATGCCTCAGTTCCTGAAGCTGCGTTACGATGACCGTATTCGTACCAGTTTGGCCATTTTCTGGATCATGCTGTACATCTTCGTAAACCTGACGTCGGTGCTATACTTGTCTGCACTGGCACTGAGCGTGGTGCTGGGCATTAGCACTACTTATGCCACTATTGGCCTTGCAGTGGTAGCGGTATCTTACTCCATTTACGGTGGTCTTAAGGCTGTTGCCTGGACAGACGTTATCCAGGTAATATTCCTGATCATGGGTGGCTTGGTAACGACTTACCTTGCGCTGGATGCTGTGAGTGGCGGGGCTGGTCCTGTCCAAGGTATGGGAATGTTGTTTGAGCAGGCGCCGGAGAAATTCGACATGATTCTGTCTGAAGACAATCCATTCTACAAAGATTTGCCGGGCATAAGCGTACTGGTAGGTGGTCTTTGGATAGCCAACATCAGCTACTGGGGCTTTAACCAGTACATTGTACAGCGTGCGCTGGCTGCTAAAAGTGTAAAAGAGGTGCAGTGGGGTCTTGTGTTTGCAGCCTTCCTGAAACTGTTGATTCCGTTAGTAGTAGTTATACCTGGTATAGCAGCCTTTGCACTTAATGCAGACATCAGCAGATATGACGAGGCTTATCCTTGGTTGCTTGGTAACCTGGTGCCTACAGGTATGAAAGGTCTGGCTTTTGCTGCTCTGATTGCTGCTGCCTTGTCCTCGCTGAGCTCTATGATGAACTCTACAGCTACCATCTTCACGATGGACATCTACAAAGCACACCTGAAGAAAGATGCTACAGAAAATCAGATGGTACTAACTGGCCGACTGGTGAGCTTGTTTGCTATCATCGTTGCTGTGCTGGTGGCTGAGCCACTACTGGGTGGAGAGGAGCAGGTGTTCCAGTTTATTCAGAAGTACACTGGCTATGTAAGCCCGGGTATTGTGGTACTGTTCCTGTTCGGTCTGTTCTGGAAGAGAACTACCTCTAACGCCGCTCTTGCTGCCGCTATCGCGTCTGTGCCATTTAGTATCATCATCGACCTTTCTTTCCCGGAAATGCCGTTCCTGGACCAAATGGGACTTGTGTTCCTGCTGCTGTCTACACTGGTAGTTGGCTACACGTTGTGGGAAAACAGCAAGGGTAAATATCCTGATAGCACTGTACAGATAGAGAAGGGGCTTTTCAGAACGGATGGTATCTTCAACGTTGCGGCAACAGCCATTGTGTTTGTGCTGGCAGCTATGTACATTATTTTCTGGTAG
- a CDS encoding UDP-glucose--hexose-1-phosphate uridylyltransferase, producing MSNFDLAEHPHRRYNPLTGEWVLVSPHRAKRPWQGQQEEVSRDNRPDYDPGCYLCPTNTRANGEQNPAYESTYVFDNDFGALQEGAPEGAFVKGELIRAESERGICRVICFSPRHDLTLADMEVGDIRKVVDLWQREYEELGRRDFINYVQIFENKGSVMGCSNPHPHGQIWAQSTVPVEPAKETTQQSLYFEKYQRSLLQDYLDLELKERERVVVENEHFAAVVPFWAVWPFETILISKRHYQHIGQMGDEEKTAFSQIIKNVTAAYDRVFGVSFPYSSGIHQSPTDGQDYPGWHFHMHFYPPLLRSASVKKFMVGYEMMANPQRDITPESAATMLKNLIG from the coding sequence ATGTCAAATTTTGATTTAGCTGAACATCCGCACAGAAGGTACAATCCCTTAACAGGAGAGTGGGTGTTAGTGTCACCGCACCGAGCCAAGCGCCCATGGCAGGGGCAGCAGGAGGAAGTAAGCCGTGACAACCGTCCTGACTACGATCCTGGCTGCTACCTGTGTCCTACAAATACCAGGGCTAACGGTGAGCAGAACCCGGCATACGAATCCACCTATGTGTTTGATAACGACTTTGGAGCCCTGCAGGAAGGAGCACCAGAAGGAGCCTTTGTTAAAGGCGAACTGATCAGGGCTGAAAGTGAGCGCGGCATTTGCAGGGTAATCTGCTTCTCTCCCCGCCACGACCTCACGTTGGCAGACATGGAAGTGGGCGATATTCGCAAGGTGGTAGACCTATGGCAGCGGGAGTATGAGGAACTGGGCCGCCGTGACTTTATCAACTACGTGCAGATTTTCGAGAACAAGGGAAGTGTAATGGGCTGCAGCAACCCGCACCCGCACGGACAGATTTGGGCACAGAGCACTGTACCTGTTGAACCTGCCAAGGAAACAACGCAACAAAGCTTATACTTTGAGAAATACCAGCGTAGCCTTCTGCAGGATTACCTGGACCTGGAGCTTAAGGAGCGTGAGCGGGTAGTAGTGGAAAACGAGCATTTTGCGGCAGTGGTGCCTTTCTGGGCTGTCTGGCCTTTCGAAACCATCCTTATCAGCAAGCGTCATTATCAGCATATCGGTCAGATGGGCGATGAGGAGAAAACTGCCTTCAGCCAGATCATTAAAAATGTGACTGCAGCTTATGACCGTGTGTTTGGAGTGTCGTTCCCGTACTCTTCAGGTATACACCAAAGCCCGACAGACGGACAGGACTACCCGGGCTGGCACTTTCATATGCACTTCTACCCACCACTGTTGCGTTCCGCTTCTGTTAAGAAATTTATGGTAGGGTATGAAATGATGGCAAATCCGCAGCGCGACATAACGCCGGAATCTGCCGCTACTATGCTCAAAAACCTGATAGGCTAG
- a CDS encoding galactokinase, translated as MLQEIINTFETRYQQKPVVVRSPGRVNLIGEHTDYNDGFVLPAAINKEIYFAVAPNNTNTFRAYAYDLQQEAEFELSQVQRSDKSWANYLLGVIAQLQKANYEVKGFDLVYGGNIPIGAGLSSSAAVECGLAYALNHIFGYDIAKFDMVKMAQIAEHEYAGVKCGIMDQFASMFGKQNHAVKLDCRTLDYAYYHLDMADYRIVLCDTQVKHNLASSEYNTRRQECEAGVALLQKHYPEVKSLRDVKVAMLEQHQEEFDPIVYKRCIYVVNENNRVEEACRALEKGDMQTFGEKMYASHRGLQHNYEVSCPELDFLVDQAREMDAVLGARMMGGGFGGCTINIVKLDALDTFIKQMEEAYQQQFGISLKTYIAEIVNGSSLAESGHTINA; from the coding sequence ATGTTACAAGAGATTATAAATACATTCGAGACCCGCTACCAACAGAAACCAGTGGTGGTAAGATCTCCGGGAAGGGTAAACCTGATAGGTGAGCATACAGACTACAACGATGGCTTTGTGCTTCCAGCCGCCATTAACAAAGAAATATACTTTGCTGTGGCGCCGAATAACACCAACACCTTTAGAGCCTATGCTTATGATCTACAGCAGGAGGCAGAGTTTGAACTGAGCCAGGTACAGCGCTCCGACAAAAGCTGGGCCAACTACCTGTTGGGTGTAATAGCGCAACTGCAAAAAGCTAATTACGAAGTAAAAGGGTTTGACTTAGTATACGGTGGCAATATTCCGATCGGGGCAGGTTTATCTTCGTCGGCTGCGGTGGAGTGTGGCCTGGCTTATGCGCTGAATCACATCTTCGGATACGATATAGCTAAATTTGATATGGTGAAGATGGCGCAGATAGCCGAGCACGAGTATGCTGGTGTAAAGTGTGGCATCATGGACCAGTTTGCAAGTATGTTTGGTAAGCAGAACCATGCTGTCAAACTGGACTGTCGCACGCTTGACTATGCCTATTACCACCTCGATATGGCCGACTACCGCATTGTGCTGTGCGACACGCAGGTAAAGCATAACCTGGCCTCGTCGGAGTACAATACCCGCCGCCAGGAGTGCGAGGCAGGTGTAGCCCTGTTGCAGAAACATTACCCTGAGGTGAAAAGCCTTCGCGATGTGAAAGTGGCGATGCTGGAGCAGCACCAGGAGGAGTTTGACCCTATAGTATACAAGCGCTGTATTTACGTGGTGAATGAGAATAACCGCGTGGAGGAAGCTTGTCGGGCACTGGAAAAAGGTGACATGCAGACCTTTGGCGAGAAGATGTACGCATCGCACCGTGGCTTGCAACACAACTACGAGGTAAGCTGCCCAGAACTGGACTTCCTGGTTGACCAGGCCAGGGAGATGGATGCTGTATTAGGTGCACGCATGATGGGAGGGGGCTTCGGTGGCTGTACTATCAACATCGTTAAACTGGATGCGCTGGATACGTTTATAAAGCAGATGGAGGAGGCTTATCAGCAGCAGTTCGGTATTTCCCTCAAAACCTATATTGCTGAAATCGTAAACGGAAGCAGTCTGGCAGAGAGCGGCCATACAATTAATGCATAA